A DNA window from Ornithobacterium rhinotracheale DSM 15997 contains the following coding sequences:
- a CDS encoding helix-turn-helix domain-containing protein codes for MANKEKFIELVSDTVSDTVERAKLRKARRRQLRLSQKIALNILKRIEELGWKQKDLAEKMGVSPQQVSKWVKGKENFTIETIATISDVLDIELIQVKPLSERKIELKNYKEMKDVYEENTTKIIHLSPDFGKKITQSKSYSNPYLKMANY; via the coding sequence ATGGCTAATAAAGAAAAATTTATAGAATTAGTTTCTGATACGGTATCCGATACTGTAGAAAGAGCCAAACTAAGAAAAGCAAGGAGAAGACAACTTAGGCTGTCTCAGAAGATTGCTTTGAATATTTTGAAACGAATCGAAGAATTGGGTTGGAAACAAAAAGATTTAGCCGAAAAAATGGGTGTAAGTCCACAACAAGTAAGTAAATGGGTAAAAGGAAAAGAAAACTTTACTATTGAAACCATTGCTACCATTAGCGATGTATTAGATATTGAATTGATACAAGTGAAACCCTTGTCAGAAAGAAAAATAGAGTTAAAGAACTATAAAGAAATGAAGGATGTTTATGAGGAAAACACCACTAAAATCATTCACCTATCTCCTGATTTTGGTAAAAAAATAACCCAATCAAAAAGTTATAGTAATCCATATTTAAAAATGGCTAATTATTAA
- a CDS encoding HU family DNA-binding protein: MPIKYKVIERGQPGVKGGGDKKYYASPNMSGELSLEGLTKAIEKISTVSGADIRAVLYALVDVMDSALAEGQIVRLGELGSLRTSFSSEGKAKAEEVNATSIKNPKVIFTPGKNIKKTLASLTYEKL; encoded by the coding sequence ATGCCAATTAAGTACAAAGTAATAGAGCGAGGGCAGCCAGGTGTAAAGGGCGGCGGAGACAAGAAATACTACGCCTCGCCCAATATGAGCGGAGAACTAAGCCTCGAGGGGCTTACCAAAGCCATTGAGAAGATTAGCACGGTGAGCGGTGCAGACATTCGCGCGGTGCTGTATGCCTTGGTAGATGTGATGGACAGTGCTTTAGCCGAGGGGCAAATCGTCCGTCTGGGTGAGCTGGGCAGCCTGCGCACAAGTTTCAGTAGCGAGGGCAAAGCCAAAGCCGAAGAGGTCAATGCCACGAGCATTAAAAACCCCAAAGTGATTTTCACCCCAGGCAAAAACATTAAAAAGACGCTCGCTAGCCTCACCTACGAGAAGCTCTAA
- a CDS encoding DUF3872 domain-containing protein, with protein sequence MKYFVKIITVTLILLGLTACEDRLDIQTNFPFEVKTMPVPKDIQQGQTVEIRCQIVSEQKYKYETYTLRYFQFESNGRLKLANQEPFLPNDTYVIPNRTFRLYYTSLSNNTQSFEVWIADGKGKEQKLNFEFNAKKEEGTE encoded by the coding sequence ATGAAATATTTTGTAAAAATCATTACTGTAACGCTTATTTTACTGGGGCTTACGGCTTGCGAGGACAGGCTGGATATACAAACGAATTTTCCTTTTGAGGTTAAGACAATGCCCGTCCCTAAGGATATTCAGCAAGGGCAGACCGTAGAAATTCGTTGTCAAATCGTATCAGAACAAAAGTACAAATATGAAACTTATACTTTGCGGTACTTTCAGTTTGAGAGTAATGGTAGGCTAAAGTTGGCTAACCAAGAGCCTTTTTTGCCGAATGATACGTATGTAATTCCTAACCGAACTTTTAGATTGTATTACACTTCTCTGTCTAACAATACGCAAAGTTTTGAGGTTTGGATTGCCGATGGCAAAGGTAAAGAACAAAAACTGAACTTTGAGTTTAATGCTAAGAAAGAGGAGGGAACGGAATAG
- a CDS encoding helix-turn-helix domain-containing protein, translating into MDVIVIEKRAFEQINQKLGDLLKQTKSVVETHQAICQDKKWLDTQEVCQLLGISKRSLQNYKDRNLLPYSYINRKNYYKRSDVLELLESQTAKTEI; encoded by the coding sequence ATGGATGTGATAGTTATTGAAAAAAGAGCATTTGAACAAATCAATCAAAAATTAGGGGACTTACTCAAACAAACAAAGTCCGTAGTAGAAACGCATCAAGCCATTTGTCAAGACAAAAAATGGTTAGACACACAAGAGGTATGTCAGTTGTTGGGCATTAGCAAACGAAGCCTCCAAAATTACAAAGACCGCAATTTACTGCCTTATTCATATATTAATCGAAAAAACTACTACAAGCGTAGTGATGTGCTGGAGTTATTAGAAAGTCAAACTGCAAAAACTGAAATCTAA
- a CDS encoding conjugal transfer protein TraO, whose amino-acid sequence MKRLLLVMCGWLGGISLLDAQRLFPGQQGLEASVNLLPTSLKLDTKAYDIRLGYIRYTREGDYWQFGVAYTRNVYTYREQDLPIETYTAEGGYSLSLIGNSSRNISLSVGLSGVVGYELINQGNHTLFDGAVINNKDAWVYGGLARLRLERYLIDNMLVFVQGQTQMMWGTQREQLRPHIGFGLRITL is encoded by the coding sequence ATGAAAAGATTATTGTTAGTGATGTGTGGTTGGCTTGGAGGAATAAGTCTGTTGGACGCTCAACGACTATTCCCTGGACAACAAGGATTGGAGGCAAGTGTGAACTTGCTTCCAACTTCCTTGAAACTTGACACCAAAGCCTATGATATTCGATTAGGCTATATTCGCTATACCCGTGAGGGGGATTATTGGCAATTTGGAGTGGCTTACACTCGTAATGTTTATACCTATCGAGAACAGGATTTACCCATAGAAACTTATACCGCCGAAGGTGGTTATTCGCTAAGTCTTATTGGGAATAGTAGTCGAAATATATCACTCAGTGTTGGATTGAGTGGTGTAGTAGGCTACGAACTCATCAATCAAGGAAATCACACGCTATTCGATGGTGCGGTCATCAATAATAAAGATGCCTGGGTCTATGGAGGACTTGCACGCTTGCGTTTGGAGCGTTATCTCATAGACAATATGCTCGTATTTGTACAAGGACAAACACAGATGATGTGGGGAACACAACGAGAACAACTGCGTCCGCACATAGGTTTTGGACTCAGAATCACTTTATAA
- the traM gene encoding conjugative transposon protein TraM, which yields MEENKTNQEEPEKYNVLLTDEKQQAQEEQSEAQREENRKQLKKWFIFALMGLAFLGCMYLLFFMGNDSEDKLKVEQDLIPEPTEISLPEDKEKAYEQALLEQKRKEKQMAMQSLGDFSQSVPPEDDPINASMTSYQKVHRNLDDFYREDSDEEKKQMQEEIDQLKKQLTAPKPQDPLETQMKLMERSYQLANKYSLQQDKPEVSDETSETKANDNAYIGSDKEAHITPVYSVSNKVVSQLPRALSDEKLLENWVQQNQRGFHSMESQKEEKPMLKNSIKACIHTEQRIDKNNRIPLRLLEPIRVAGMVLPKGTLLTAMAKMGEGRLLLDIRSLEYQGRIVPVSVTAYDLDGQRGLYIPYTPGANAFREVAAGLSQSSGINYTFSSSAKDQIVSEVGKGVLQGTSSYLSKKIAQPKIKVKAGYQVLLVSKP from the coding sequence ATGGAAGAAAATAAAACCAATCAAGAAGAGCCAGAAAAATACAATGTATTGCTCACCGATGAGAAGCAACAGGCACAAGAAGAACAAAGCGAAGCTCAAAGAGAAGAAAACCGAAAACAGCTCAAAAAATGGTTCATTTTTGCTTTGATGGGATTGGCTTTCTTAGGCTGTATGTATCTATTGTTCTTTATGGGAAATGACTCTGAGGATAAATTAAAAGTAGAGCAAGATCTTATACCAGAGCCTACGGAAATTTCATTACCTGAAGATAAGGAAAAAGCCTATGAACAAGCGTTATTAGAACAAAAGCGTAAAGAAAAGCAAATGGCAATGCAGTCTTTAGGAGATTTTTCGCAAAGTGTACCTCCAGAAGATGATCCCATAAATGCGTCTATGACCTCTTACCAAAAAGTTCATAGAAACTTAGATGATTTTTACAGGGAGGACTCTGATGAGGAAAAAAAACAAATGCAAGAAGAAATCGACCAGCTTAAAAAACAACTGACAGCTCCCAAGCCCCAAGACCCTTTGGAAACCCAAATGAAACTTATGGAGCGTTCCTATCAACTGGCGAACAAATACAGTTTACAACAAGACAAACCAGAAGTTTCCGATGAAACCTCTGAAACAAAAGCCAACGACAATGCCTATATAGGGAGTGATAAAGAAGCTCATATTACGCCTGTATATAGCGTATCTAATAAAGTGGTAAGCCAACTTCCAAGAGCCTTATCTGATGAGAAATTATTAGAAAATTGGGTGCAACAAAACCAAAGAGGTTTTCATTCTATGGAAAGCCAAAAGGAAGAAAAGCCAATGCTAAAAAACAGTATTAAGGCGTGTATTCACACCGAGCAACGCATTGATAAAAATAATCGTATTCCTTTACGACTTTTAGAACCTATTCGAGTGGCAGGAATGGTACTGCCCAAAGGTACGCTTTTGACCGCAATGGCAAAGATGGGCGAAGGAAGACTGTTGTTAGACATTCGTTCATTGGAGTATCAAGGGCGTATCGTTCCCGTATCGGTAACTGCCTACGACTTAGATGGACAAAGGGGACTTTATATCCCTTATACACCTGGTGCCAATGCTTTTCGTGAAGTCGCTGCTGGACTCAGTCAATCTTCAGGAATCAATTATACTTTTAGCTCTTCTGCCAAAGACCAAATTGTATCTGAAGTCGGAAAGGGGGTATTACAAGGCACAAGTTCGTACCTATCCAAAAAGATCGCTCAGCCTAAAATCAAAGTAAAGGCGGGATATCAAGTTTTATTAGTTTCAAAACCTTAA
- a CDS encoding TonB-dependent receptor, with protein MDVRLNVYNLTNEYLYSGSYYGYGNYYYYQAEAPRNWRLSIAYKF; from the coding sequence ATGGATGTGCGGTTAAATGTTTATAACTTAACTAATGAATACTTGTATAGTGGCTCTTATTATGGCTATGGAAATTATTACTACTACCAAGCAGAGGCTCCAAGAAACTGGCGCCTATCTATTGCTTATAAATTTTAA
- the traN gene encoding conjugative transposon protein TraN, with protein sequence MKSLHPFFIAIFSLTVGNVNAQTETPNLETDSIYYENDTISETKVSEPVTPGKIEPYFLEVAYDKTTHLIFPSPITYVDLGSENLIADKAQNAENVLRVKAATPDFLTSTNLSVITQDGRFYHFDIFYNENPSVTTMDFKRIMNEYNIEDFSTKTDILFTDIGNQSPAVAQLIMESIYQQKRNFIKHIGSKNAGIQFLLRGIYVYQGKLYFDIRMKNRSSLPYQVDFITFKIVDKSTGKKEVAQEIPIQALRTYQELQRVEAKSKANAVYMLEQLTLDDDKLLKVEIFEKNGRRYQSFNIGNEDLIYAREIQQFNLKL encoded by the coding sequence ATGAAATCATTACACCCATTTTTTATCGCCATTTTCTCTCTAACAGTAGGAAATGTCAATGCACAAACAGAAACGCCAAACCTCGAAACGGATAGTATCTATTATGAAAATGATACAATCTCTGAAACTAAAGTGTCAGAACCTGTAACACCAGGAAAAATTGAACCTTATTTTTTAGAAGTGGCTTACGACAAAACAACGCATTTGATATTCCCTTCACCGATCACTTATGTAGATTTAGGAAGCGAAAATCTCATTGCTGACAAAGCCCAAAACGCTGAAAATGTTCTGCGTGTGAAGGCCGCTACTCCAGATTTTCTAACCAGTACTAACTTATCAGTGATCACCCAAGATGGTCGCTTTTACCATTTCGATATTTTCTATAATGAAAATCCTTCGGTAACAACCATGGATTTTAAACGCATTATGAATGAGTATAATATCGAGGATTTTAGCACAAAAACGGATATTTTATTTACGGATATTGGAAACCAATCCCCCGCGGTGGCTCAACTTATTATGGAATCCATTTACCAGCAAAAACGAAACTTTATCAAACATATCGGTTCTAAAAATGCAGGTATTCAGTTTCTACTTAGAGGAATCTATGTTTATCAAGGGAAATTATATTTTGATATTCGTATGAAAAACCGAAGTAGCCTGCCTTATCAAGTGGATTTTATCACTTTTAAAATCGTCGATAAATCCACAGGAAAAAAGGAAGTAGCCCAAGAAATCCCTATCCAAGCTTTACGCACCTATCAGGAACTACAAAGAGTAGAAGCCAAAAGTAAAGCCAATGCCGTGTATATGCTAGAGCAATTGACCTTAGATGATGACAAATTACTCAAGGTAGAAATCTTTGAGAAAAATGGCAGGCGATACCAATCTTTTAACATTGGTAATGAAGACTTAATTTACGCAAGAGAAATACAACAATTCAACTTAAAATTATAA
- a CDS encoding PepSY-associated TM helix domain-containing protein: MKRKKTKKTRFKNIISKLHLWFGLAIGVLIFIISITGALYVFKDEIQNSLRKEVLYHGEPGIENKKTLPLSILEQKVNTQTKIPYPVHWATIPLDKSRSYEFHYFEKNLDAWNYFDEFIVYKTAYVNPFTGKVLKVYDEKMGFFNIVKFIHWSFLLKSSWGTYLVGIPVLIFIFMLISGIILWWPKNKKARRQRVWFQWKNIKSWRRKNYDLHSILGFYSAFAALIIAITGVFYSFFLVKILVYFLFSGGKTEYPFFTEYKTTAPIEMKTEYTLDKIAEQVEALFPKAYAYNLDFGHEHKDDHQHPNLSVYVKDLSYSYHRNNTLIFDENSGELLKIHRHMDKNFGEKVVAANYDIHVGAILGIWTKILAFIISLICASLPITGFLVWWGRKNKKIKNIPS; the protein is encoded by the coding sequence ATGAAAAGAAAGAAAACCAAGAAAACAAGATTCAAAAATATTATAAGTAAACTCCATTTATGGTTTGGACTAGCAATTGGAGTATTAATCTTCATTATTTCCATAACAGGTGCACTGTATGTATTTAAAGATGAGATTCAGAACTCTCTTCGCAAAGAAGTTTTATATCATGGTGAGCCAGGTATTGAAAACAAGAAAACATTGCCTCTTTCTATTTTGGAACAAAAAGTTAATACACAAACTAAAATTCCTTACCCAGTCCATTGGGCTACTATTCCATTAGATAAATCTAGAAGTTATGAGTTCCATTATTTCGAAAAAAACTTAGATGCATGGAATTATTTTGATGAATTTATAGTATACAAAACAGCCTATGTAAATCCATTCACAGGAAAAGTTTTAAAAGTTTATGATGAAAAAATGGGATTTTTTAATATTGTAAAATTTATTCATTGGAGTTTTTTACTAAAATCTAGTTGGGGAACATATTTGGTAGGGATTCCTGTTCTAATATTTATTTTTATGCTTATTTCAGGAATTATTTTGTGGTGGCCTAAAAATAAGAAAGCAAGAAGGCAACGAGTTTGGTTCCAATGGAAAAATATTAAATCTTGGAGAAGGAAAAATTATGATTTACATTCTATTTTAGGTTTTTATAGTGCTTTTGCAGCTTTAATTATAGCAATAACAGGTGTTTTTTATTCATTCTTTTTAGTCAAAATTTTAGTATATTTCCTATTCTCTGGAGGCAAGACTGAATATCCTTTTTTTACGGAATATAAAACTACTGCACCTATTGAGATGAAAACAGAATATACATTAGATAAAATTGCAGAACAAGTAGAAGCATTATTCCCCAAAGCCTACGCTTATAATTTAGACTTTGGACACGAACATAAAGATGATCATCAACACCCTAATCTTTCGGTTTATGTAAAAGATCTTTCTTATTCTTATCATAGAAATAATACACTTATTTTCGACGAAAACTCAGGTGAATTATTGAAAATTCATCGCCATATGGATAAAAACTTTGGAGAAAAAGTAGTTGCAGCCAATTATGATATTCATGTGGGGGCTATACTAGGAATTTGGACAAAGATATTAGCTTTCATTATCAGCCTTATATGTGCATCTCTACCTATTACAGGTTTTTTAGTTTGGTGGGGAAGAAAAAATAAAAAAATAAAAAATATTCCATCCTAG
- a CDS encoding DUF4134 domain-containing protein, with the protein MAKQTFLKTSLMIALFLTSFSLFAQQGNGVGGINEATKMVTSYFDPATKLIYAIGAVVGLIGGVKVYNKFSNGDPDTSKTAASWFGACIFLIVAATILRSFFL; encoded by the coding sequence ATGGCAAAACAAACGTTCTTAAAAACAAGCTTAATGATTGCTTTGTTTTTAACTTCTTTTAGCCTTTTTGCCCAGCAGGGCAATGGCGTAGGTGGAATCAACGAAGCCACCAAAATGGTTACTTCTTATTTCGACCCCGCTACCAAACTTATCTATGCGATTGGTGCAGTGGTTGGACTAATCGGTGGCGTGAAAGTCTACAACAAATTCTCTAACGGAGATCCTGATACAAGCAAAACCGCCGCTTCGTGGTTTGGTGCCTGTATCTTTTTGATTGTAGCCGCTACCATTCTAAGGTCTTTCTTTTTATAA
- a CDS encoding PRTRC system ThiF family protein → MDTRDKVHYIDNSLINATNPITIHLIGAGGTGSQVLTALGRMHHALVQLGHAGFDLTLWDDDTISQANLGRQLFAESEIGLYKSVALINRVNRFFGTNWKAKTIKFAKDYQKNNSHELVSNLYITCVDSVSSRFEIADIIEDCSGNSSRFQGNQPRYWFDFGNSQHTGQVILSTIGKHSQPKSKKYKTIEKLPFITDEFADLLKQSEETDDTPSCSLAEALLKQDLFINSTLAQMGTSLLWGMFRNGFVKHRGFFLNLKDYRTQPLPL, encoded by the coding sequence ATGGATACAAGAGATAAAGTACATTACATAGATAACAGCCTTATCAATGCGACTAACCCAATAACTATCCATTTGATTGGTGCAGGTGGCACAGGTTCGCAAGTTTTAACCGCTTTGGGTAGAATGCACCACGCTTTGGTGCAATTAGGACACGCAGGATTTGATTTAACTTTGTGGGACGATGATACCATTAGCCAAGCCAATTTAGGCAGACAACTTTTTGCCGAGAGCGAAATAGGTTTATATAAGTCGGTGGCACTTATCAACCGAGTAAACCGATTTTTTGGCACGAATTGGAAAGCAAAAACTATTAAATTTGCAAAGGATTATCAGAAAAACAATTCTCACGAGCTTGTCAGCAATTTATATATCACTTGTGTCGATAGTGTTTCATCACGCTTTGAAATTGCGGACATCATTGAAGATTGTTCAGGAAATAGTAGTCGTTTTCAAGGCAACCAACCAAGATATTGGTTTGATTTTGGAAACAGCCAGCATACAGGACAAGTGATTTTATCCACCATTGGAAAACACTCACAGCCAAAGTCAAAGAAATATAAAACCATTGAGAAACTCCCTTTTATTACCGATGAATTTGCCGACTTATTAAAGCAATCCGAAGAAACAGACGACACGCCGAGTTGTTCACTTGCAGAGGCTTTACTCAAGCAGGATTTGTTTATAAATTCTACATTGGCACAAATGGGCACTTCTTTACTTTGGGGTATGTTTCGCAATGGATTTGTAAAACACAGAGGTTTCTTTTTGAATTTAAAGGACTACCGCACGCAGCCTTTGCCATTATAA
- a CDS encoding helix-turn-helix domain-containing protein, producing the protein MELYTDQTEEMAFYQKQVQELNEYVKFLLEHFRPVLNGEIYLSGKELCNLLHISQRTLQQYRDDGFLPYVQIEGKILYKESDVLKILEDNYKAI; encoded by the coding sequence ATGGAACTCTACACAGATCAAACAGAAGAAATGGCTTTTTACCAAAAGCAAGTACAAGAACTTAATGAATATGTAAAGTTTTTATTAGAACATTTTAGACCTGTATTGAATGGAGAAATCTACCTTTCGGGAAAAGAGCTATGCAATTTGTTGCATATAAGCCAAAGAACCCTCCAACAATATAGAGACGATGGTTTTTTGCCTTATGTTCAAATTGAGGGTAAAATTCTATACAAAGAAAGCGATGTACTAAAAATATTAGAGGATAATTATAAGGCTATATAA
- a CDS encoding DUF3875 domain-containing protein, whose product MRNISKTATLEHKFPLLAIEEACVLSKEADISIGFKIALPELFTISSNDYDNLHSIWLKPSKYYPTFVSFINKISLLKKTTSQKIFKRKN is encoded by the coding sequence ATGAGAAATATATCCAAAACAGCAACATTGGAGCATAAATTTCCTTTGTTAGCCATTGAAGAGGCTTGTGTGCTATCCAAAGAAGCCGATATTAGTATCGGCTTTAAGATTGCCCTCCCAGAATTATTTACAATTTCTTCTAATGATTACGACAATCTACACTCGATATGGCTAAAGCCGTCAAAGTATTACCCAACTTTTGTATCGTTCATAAACAAGATTAGTTTACTAAAGAAAACTACGAGCCAAAAAATATTCAAAAGGAAAAACTAA
- a CDS encoding TonB-dependent siderophore receptor, with the protein MKKVLLPIILIGGCVQFMNAQQKEDSIKVQKLKEVIVTGKYYKKNYTAKESSKSLRVETPILNQPQNVQIITHGALADQQILGIGDGLIRNVSGATKLEHWGDLYAHINMRGTRAAAFMNGTNITTQWGPLSEDMSYVDRIEFVKGPAGFMISYGEPSGLYNIVTKSPFFSEKITGSIGITTGSYNLYRSEADINTKLNDKLAVRLNLMGKNSKSFRSYDFNDRYVVNPSLKYKLTNKTILTAEYIYQKAKMSQVGSYYMFSQKGYAKYPQELTLSDPKLPATTIDEHYANINLQSQLSDHWKLTTQLSYMSDDQMGGSIWPSAVTKKDEVVREFSFWKSKTQMKFAQIFLNGKLQTGNITHRILTGLDLADKSFLADWSQKGLLDKVDKPYDPTKSYHPAENGYPTYDHSKPLEEIGTPIAQSYTSVYLQDEVAFLEDKIRLTLAGRYTDAFMNKYGKEANARKFTPRVGVSLSPIEDLSIYGLYDQAFMPQLGIVRGKDDVPPITGTNYELGIKKDWMNGKWNTSLSIYKIIKNDELISDPNNKKGEQYSIVKGQSVAKGLEFDVKGEVFEGMNVILNYALTDNKITKSNIPTLKEGDKVSGYAKHNFNTWLNYQIPQGALKGFGASLGYTFLKDRTTWNWNDVNDVQPLSN; encoded by the coding sequence ATGAAAAAAGTATTATTGCCAATTATTCTGATTGGAGGATGTGTTCAGTTTATGAATGCACAACAAAAAGAGGATAGCATAAAAGTGCAGAAGTTAAAAGAAGTTATTGTTACAGGTAAGTATTATAAAAAGAATTATACGGCAAAAGAATCTTCTAAATCTCTACGTGTGGAAACTCCTATTCTTAATCAACCTCAAAATGTACAAATTATTACCCACGGAGCTTTAGCAGATCAGCAGATTTTAGGTATTGGCGATGGGCTCATAAGAAATGTAAGTGGAGCTACCAAACTAGAACACTGGGGTGATCTTTATGCTCATATAAATATGCGTGGAACGAGGGCGGCTGCATTTATGAATGGGACAAATATTACAACACAATGGGGACCTCTATCGGAAGATATGAGTTATGTTGATAGAATTGAGTTTGTAAAAGGACCAGCAGGTTTTATGATTTCCTATGGGGAGCCTAGTGGACTATATAATATAGTGACGAAATCCCCTTTCTTCAGCGAAAAAATAACGGGGAGTATAGGTATTACAACGGGAAGTTATAATTTATACCGTTCAGAGGCCGATATTAATACTAAATTAAATGATAAACTAGCAGTAAGGCTTAATCTAATGGGAAAAAACTCCAAATCATTTAGATCCTATGATTTTAATGATAGGTATGTAGTAAATCCTTCTCTGAAATATAAACTTACAAATAAAACGATACTTACTGCAGAATATATTTATCAAAAAGCCAAAATGAGTCAAGTTGGCTCCTATTATATGTTCAGCCAAAAAGGTTATGCAAAGTATCCCCAAGAACTAACACTCAGTGATCCTAAACTCCCCGCAACAACAATTGATGAACATTACGCCAATATTAATTTACAATCACAGTTGAGTGATCATTGGAAACTAACAACTCAACTATCTTATATGTCAGATGATCAAATGGGAGGTTCCATATGGCCTTCTGCTGTAACTAAAAAAGATGAAGTTGTAAGAGAATTTAGTTTTTGGAAATCGAAGACACAAATGAAGTTTGCTCAAATCTTTTTAAATGGGAAATTGCAGACGGGCAATATTACTCACAGAATCTTAACAGGTTTGGATTTAGCCGATAAAAGTTTTTTGGCAGATTGGTCTCAAAAAGGGCTTTTAGATAAAGTAGATAAGCCCTATGATCCAACCAAATCATATCATCCAGCAGAAAATGGGTATCCAACTTATGATCATTCAAAACCTTTAGAAGAAATAGGTACGCCTATAGCTCAATCTTACACTAGCGTTTATTTGCAAGATGAAGTGGCATTTTTAGAGGATAAAATTAGGCTTACCTTAGCGGGTAGATATACTGATGCCTTTATGAATAAATACGGAAAAGAAGCCAACGCAAGGAAGTTTACACCCCGAGTTGGGGTAAGTCTTAGTCCAATAGAAGATCTTTCTATTTATGGGCTCTACGATCAAGCTTTTATGCCACAATTGGGCATTGTGAGAGGGAAAGATGATGTACCGCCTATCACTGGAACTAATTACGAATTGGGAATAAAAAAAGACTGGATGAATGGGAAATGGAATACCTCTCTATCAATCTATAAAATCATAAAAAATGATGAATTAATTAGTGATCCAAATAACAAAAAAGGGGAGCAATACTCTATCGTAAAAGGACAATCTGTAGCCAAAGGATTGGAATTTGATGTTAAAGGAGAAGTTTTTGAGGGAATGAATGTAATACTTAATTATGCATTGACCGACAATAAGATAACTAAATCTAATATCCCAACTCTAAAAGAAGGTGATAAAGTCTCAGGGTACGCCAAACATAATTTTAATACTTGGCTAAATTATCAAATTCCTCAAGGGGCTTTAAAAGGTTTTGGCGCCTCACTCGGGTATACTTTTCTTAAAGATAGAACCACATGGAATTGGAATGATGTGAATGATGTTCAGCCATTAAGCAATTAA
- a CDS encoding DUF4133 domain-containing protein has product MERKKKSFAINKGIGRTVEFKGLKAQYLFIFAGGLLGVLLLTMVLYIVGVSPYITIGLGVLLASLVIWQTFSLNRKYGEHGLMKIAANRRHPKYLIHRKAIRRFIQPTNSPTYEKYIQNSNIGA; this is encoded by the coding sequence ATGGAAAGAAAGAAAAAGAGTTTTGCCATCAATAAAGGCATCGGTAGAACGGTAGAGTTTAAAGGACTCAAAGCCCAATACCTGTTTATTTTCGCAGGCGGTTTATTGGGCGTCCTTTTACTCACTATGGTACTATATATAGTGGGCGTAAGTCCTTATATCACGATTGGTTTAGGTGTCCTATTGGCGAGTTTGGTCATTTGGCAGACTTTTTCGCTGAACCGAAAATATGGCGAACACGGCTTAATGAAAATAGCCGCCAATAGAAGACATCCTAAATACCTTATCCACCGAAAGGCTATCCGTCGATTTATCCAACCTACTAATTCCCCAACTTATGAGAAATATATCCAAAACAGCAACATTGGAGCATAA
- a CDS encoding DUF3408 domain-containing protein, with the protein MSKKRNPINESELMELMAGKREEISVVKDSAKTSEPIKDEIVSDNKTQNIEPANMLKPEQKASTSTRLKKTDVETYESLFFSSGETSARNGKSVYIRPEFHRRIVQIVQVIGEDKISIYNYLDNLLKDHFNRYEKEIKKAFKDKYKPIF; encoded by the coding sequence ATGAGCAAGAAAAGAAATCCTATCAACGAAAGCGAGTTAATGGAGCTAATGGCAGGAAAAAGAGAGGAGATATCAGTTGTAAAAGATTCGGCTAAAACATCAGAGCCAATTAAAGATGAGATTGTTTCAGATAACAAAACTCAGAACATAGAACCTGCAAATATGCTCAAGCCTGAACAAAAGGCATCAACATCTACAAGGCTTAAGAAAACAGATGTAGAAACCTATGAAAGTTTGTTTTTTAGTTCTGGAGAAACTTCAGCACGAAATGGAAAATCGGTATATATCCGCCCCGAGTTTCATCGCAGAATTGTTCAAATTGTACAGGTAATTGGAGAGGACAAAATATCCATTTACAATTATCTCGATAATCTGTTAAAAGACCATTTTAATCGCTATGAAAAGGAAATTAAAAAAGCATTCAAAGACAAGTATAAACCAATATTTTAA